ACAGCGATCAAATGAGGCCGGTGAGGTGATATCGTGGGTGGTCTCGAAGTTTGGCCCATTTATCTCTAATGATTCGATGCGTAATATCATCGGTCAGACGAAGTCAGGCTTTAATATCCGTGAGATTATGGATAATAAGAAGATTCTGCTAGTTAATTTGTCGAAAGGTAAGCTTGGTGAGCTGAACGCTAAGCTACTAGGAATTATCTTTATCATGAAGTTTCAGGCGGCGGCTATGTCGCGGGCTGATATCCCGGAAGAGCAGCGTGAAGACTTTTCACTATATGTTGACGAGGTTCAGAACTTTGCGACTGATAGTTTTGAATCAATTTTGTCTGAGGCGCGAAAATATAAGCTGAGTTTGATCATGGGTAACCAGTTTATGACACAGCTAACAGAGAAGATTCGCGAGGCTATCATCGGTAACATTGGTACGGTTATCTCGGGGCGTATTGGTATCACCGACGCGGAATTGATGGTCAAGAAGTTTCAGCCGGTGTTTGATATTGATGACTTATCAAAGCTACCAAATTTCCAGTCGATCGCTTCGGTGATGATCAATAATGTGCCGTCGGCGCCGTTTAGCATGAACTGGGTGCCACCGATGGGGCAGGTTAACAATCAGCTTCGCGATGCGTTGGTGCGACTATCGGCAGCAAAGTATGGCAAGCCACGCGCGGTGGTTGAGAAGGAGATATTTGAGCGGCTTGGTCGCAATAAAAAGCCAGCGGCTTCGTCGACTGGCCCATCACTCAATCGGCCGGCTACAAAGAGCGGTTCGTCTTTCCTGGACGAGTGGTTGTCAAAACGTCAACAACTTGGTGGTGGTAAACCAGGGGCTGTGGGTGCTGCTGCTCCAGGTGCGGGGCGGTCTCGATTGGGCGCGCCATCGCCACTAGCTCCGCAGCCGGGGCAGCCAGCTCCGTCGCGATTAGTATCGCCGACTCCGGGCTTGGCGGGCACACAACCGCAGTCGGCTTCTATGCGGCCGTCACAGATTGGGCAGGGCGCTGCGCCACAAGGTATTGCTATGCCCGCCCAGACGGCTGGCCAGATGCCGCAGGGAGTTGGTGCTTCGTTGAACAGGCCATCGGGGCAGCCGATAGATATCCCCCATCATGATAATTCACGATCGCTGGATCGACATCTGGCGTCTGCGCCAACAGTGACTGGTTCGGATGTGGCTGCGCAGGCCGCGCCGCTATCAATTGCTGATAGAATGGCGGCAGAACTGCGGCAGGCAGAGCCGCAAAATCGCCTCGACCTGCGTGGTGATAACAACGATAATGGTGAGGTATCGATTAAGCTACGCTAAGCGTGAGCTAAATTATCTTTTGTTAAGAAAGCCAACGCGAGCGTACTCAATAATGGCACCGATAACCCAACCACAACCAAAGAGAATGATCGTTTCTGATCCAGAGAGAACGTAGCCGTAATGGCGGGCGATAAAGTAGACGACGACTGAGGAAATTGCGCCAAGTGCGCTAGCAATAATGAGGTTCGGGCGTGCGACGGTGTTGCCGATAGCCTCGCTGGCTTTTTCGACAGCTGGGTTATGAATAACCTTGCTAAAGGCGCGTGAGGCTGGCGGTAGTTCGCTCTGCATTTTTTTCATCGTCTTTTGGTAACTAGCAGTGCGGTCGTCTTTGGTGATCTGGCGAGGTGTTTCTGAGGCTGCTGGCTTCTCCGTTTCAGCGGTTTGGCTTGTCTCGGCTTGTTCTAATGCCTCACGGTGAGCTTTGTCGATACCTTCGTGTTGCTGTTCGACGGCTCGTTCAGCCCGCTCCTCTAATTTTTCAGCCGCTGAGCGTTCTACTTCGCCGGCTGACCGCTCAAGTTCGCGAGCGTTCTCTGTTAACTCTGGATTAGCCCCATGAATTTTTTCTGACATATTTACCCTCCCTATGTTATAACGTTCCCGCTGTAATATCACGGCGAATGATGCGGACCTCTTTACTCAGTTGTCGTGAGCGGCAATAGAAGAAGGTTACAACAGCCGCAATGATACCGGCAAATAACATGTTTTCTCCAGGGCCGGTTCGCGGCAGGGTAGCGACGGTCTGCTCGACGACCTTTGGCGTTGGGCAGTTGACAACGATTTCGACACTGGTACCAAAGACGTTTGTCATACGGCAGTCATACGATGACGGGTCGCTGGTGCCGCGTGGCTTAGCCGAAAGTTGACCCTTGAGCTGGACGACGTAGGTTATAACCTTTTGCTCGCCTGGTTTAAGGGTGACTCGTGGCCAAGAAAGGGTGCGCTTTTCCTTATCAAAGGTGCCACCACCATTATCATAGATATCGGCATATTCTAGTACATCGGATAACTCGTCCTTCAGATCAACTGTTGCTGGAGCTTTGCCTTCGTTTTTAGCGGTTAGCTTATACTCAATGCGGTCGCTGGCGTTGGCTTTTTTCTTGGTGGCATCGCCGCCAGAGGTCAGGTTATGTGCCGCCTTGGTGCGGGTAACCTGGGCTTTACAGGTTGTGTCTTTGACCCAAATTGTGGCGTCGCCTGGGCACGGCTGGCAGTCGGGATGGTCTATCGGTAGGCTTGGGTTAAGTGGACAGCGTGGTTTTGGACTGATCGTAACGGTCGAAGCACAGGCACTATTCGTCTGGTCACCGAGGCTGGTGTGGACAATAACGGACACGGTATACGTGCCGTCCTTGTCGAGTGTGTGCTGTAATGACGTGCTCGTAGCGGTGGTATTGACACGTTTGCGGAGCACCTCGGTGCCGGCTGAGTTTTTAATGATAAAGGTATAGCCAGCGATAGTCGCACCATTTTGGACATCGCCATACGCTGTCATCGAGACCTTGGTACGGTCGGTGACGACGGGCCGCTCGAGTAATTTACAGGCGGCGGTTGGTTTCGGTTTTTGTTTTGGCAATTCTTTGAGCATAATGTTAGCACAGGCCTTCATGATAGCAAACGGTTTGCCCTCGCTAGTCGTACCGACAAATGATTTATACCATGAGCCTGAGCCGCTGCGGTTGCGCCCGGTGTCAAATTCAGCCATTGGTCGCGAATATAGCGTCAGGCTACCAACCTGAAACTGGACTTCTCCGCGCTGAAGGCCGAAGCGTGAAACTCGGCTCCAGGACTGCCAGCCATTATCGCGGCCGCTGCTGCGAGTACTGATCTCAGAGTCGCGAGCACTCGCCAAGTTCTCGCGTGTGATGCCAGCGTGCTGCAGCATGTCACGATAATTTTGCGAGTTATTGTCCCACGCGGCGAGCAGCTGTGATTTCGTATGAATACCGCCATAAACAAGGTCTGAAGCATTGGCGGCATTGGCAGATTCAGGTGGTTGAAAAACGGCAAATGACTGCACGATGAGCGCTAGGGCGGTCAGAATGAGACCGGTTTTGCGAGTGATTTCCTCTTTGTGGAGGCGTTTCGCGTAAAAGCCGAGCTCTTGGATGAGGCTTGGGCTAAACGCGAGGTGGGAGACGATTTTCTTAAACATGCCGTTCCTTATTTTCCATTAGTTTTATGTTTTCGTAAAAATTCCGTCTCCACTATAGCACAGTGATCGCTTTTACGCAAATAGCTTGAGTGAACACTTTTTTTGCGGTATAATGGGGGAGTTGTAAATAGCTGACAAATCAGAAATAGTGAGGGAAGCATGGCTAAACAAACAGATAAGCAAGCCTACGATGGCTCGCAAATCCAGGTTTTGGAGGGTCTCGAACCGGTGCGTAAGCGGCCGGGAATGTACATTGGTAGCACGGGGTATGATGGTATTCACCATTTGATTAAGGAGATCGCTGATAACTCAATTGACGAGGCAATCGCGGGCCATGCGACGAGAGTAGAGGTGGTGCTGTTAGAAGACGGTGGTGTGCAGGTGACTGATGATGGGCGCGGTATTCCGGTTGATAAACATCCAAAAACTGGTTTGTCTACTCTAGAAACCGTGCTGACAGTGCTGCATGCTGGTGGTAAGTTTGGCGGCGGCGGCTACAAAGTGTCATCTGGACTCCACGGCGTAGGCTCAAGCGTGGTAAACGCGCTTTCAACCAAAATGATCGCTGAAGTAGTGCGTGATGGTCAGCTGTACCGCGTGGTGTTTGCAACTGGTGGTATCGCTGAACCACTGAAGAAGGTTGGTAAAACTGATCGGTCAACCGGAACGCGCATAATATTCTACCCAGATCCAACGATTTTTAAGGAGACGGTGGAGTTTGACTATAAGTGGGTGGTTAGTTATCTGCGCCACCAGGCATACCTCACCAAAGGCGTGCACACCTCGGTTATCGACAATCGAACAGGTGAGCGACAGTCATTTTACTTTGAGGGCGGTATTCAGAGCTACGTGAAGCACCTCAACATTGGTAAAGATATTTTATCAAACGATGTCTTTTATGTTGAGAGACAGGTTGAAGATTGCATGGTAGAGATTGCCGTACAGTATAATGATACTTACATTGAGACAGTAAAGCCGTTCGCCAACAACGTGTTAACACCAGATGGTGGTACGCACTTGATCGGTTTTCGCTCAGCCTTAACGAGGGTTATCAACGACTACGCGCGTAAGAATGGCCTGCTGAAAGAAAAGGAAGATAACCTGACCGGTGACGACATTCGCGAGGGCTTGACGGCGATTATCTTGGTTAAATTGCCCGATCCACAGTTTGAGGGTCAGACCAAGAATAAACTTGGTAATCCAGAGATGCGCCGCTATGTTGAGCAGGTGATGAATGAATACTTCTCATATTACCTGGAGGAGAATCCTAGCGTTGCCAAGAAGATCGTCGGTAAGGCGACTTTGGCGGCGCGAGCACGCAAGGCAGCGCGAGCAGCTCGCGACAATGTGATCCGTAAGGGTGCGCTTGATGGTATGGGACTGCCAGGTAAGTTGTGGGACTGTTCAAGTAAGAGCCCGAGTGATAGCGAAATTTATATTGTTGAGGGTAACTCGGCAGCGGGTTCGGCCAAAGAGGGCCGCGACAGTAAAACCCAGGCAATTTTGCCGCTTCGTGGTAAGGTGCTGAACACTGAGCGGGCGCGACTTGACAAAATGTTTGCCAATAAAGAAATTGTAGCGATGATTCAGGCATTTGGTGTTGGTATCGGTGATCAGTTTGATATCAATGGTTTGCGTTACCACAAAATTATCATCATGACCGATGCTGATGTTGACGGCAGTCACATTGCAACGTTGCTTCTGACCTTTTTGTTCCGCTATATGAAAGAGGTGGTTGAGGGTGGCTATGTATATCTTGCTAAACCGCCGCTATACTCCATCAACCGCGGGCAGAAGAAAATCTACGCATATGACGAGGCGGAGAAAGACAAAGTTTTGGCAGATTTGATTGCTGATAAGAAGAATCGTGGCACGGTGATTGACGATGAGCAGGATGTCACCAAACAGGCTGGCGTGACGATCTCACGGTTTAAGGGGCTTGGTGAGATGGATGCCGACCAGCTGTGGGAGACAACGATGAATCCAGAAAATCGTGTATTGATTCAGGTCAGCGTGGAAGATGCCGAGGAGGCAGACGCAATCTTTACGCGGTTGATGGGCGATGACGTGAGTTTGCGCAAAAACTTTATTCAAAGCTGGGCAAAAAATGCTAACTTGGAGGATTTGGATATTTAATCATGAGTGATCAGGACAAACAGATACAATCAACCAGTGACCACGAGTCAATTGAGGCAACACCAGACATGATAGCCGAGGCATCAGCAGGCTTAGAGCGACGTCGACTCGAACATGTGATGCAAGATAATTTCTTCCGCTATTCGATGAGTGTCATTGTTGACCGGGCATTACCGGATGTGCGCGATGGTCTAAAGCCGGTGCATCGCCGTATTTTGTATTCAATGAACCAAAACGGCAATCGTAGTACTGCAAAATTCGTTAAATCAGCGCGTATCATTGGTGATGTGATGGGTAAATATCACCCGCATGGTGACTCAGCTATCTATGATTCGATGGTGCGTCTGGCGCAAGATTGGGCGATGCGCTATACCTTGGTGCAGGGCCAGGGAAATTTTGGCTCAATGGACGGAGATCCACCAGCCGCTCACCGTTATACTGAGGCGCGACTCGACAAGCCAGCTGAAGAACTACTAACTGACATCGAGAAAGAAACGGTTGATTTCAAGGATAACTTTGACGGCTCAGAGCGTGAGCCAATCGTGCTGCCGGCAAAATTACCAAACTTGCTATTGAACGGTCAGATTGGTATCGCTGTTGGTATGGCGACGAGTATCCCGACGCACAACTTGGGCGAGTTGGTGGATGCGACGGTTGAGCTGATCAATAATCCTGAGGCGACAGTTGATGATTTACTGAAGCACGTTAAGGGCCCGGACTTTCCGACGGGGGCGATTGTCTATGGAGGCGCGCCGATGCGTCAGGCATATGCGACTGGTCGCGGTAGTGTAATGATGCGGGCAGTGGCGGAGATTCAGGAGACCAAGAAGGGGCGGCATCAGATCGTCGTCACAGAGATCCCGTATGGTGTAAATAAAGCAACACTAATTGAAAAGATTGGTGAATTGCATAAAGAAAAGCGAGTACAACTGGCTGACCTGCGCGATGAAAGTTCTCGAGGTAAGGTCCGCATTGTCATTGAGCTGAAAAAAGATGCGTATCCAAAGAAAGTATTGAATCAGCTGTACAAACTAACAGCGCTCCAGACGAGTTTTAATTACAACATGTTGGCATTGGTCAACACTATGCAGCCACGGATCTTAGGCTTGCACGATATTCTGAGCGAATTTGTGAAACACCGCCAGTCTGTGGTGCGCCGCCGTACTGAGTTTGAGCTGAAAAAGGCCAAGGCGAGGGCGCATATTCTGGAAGGCTATAAGATTGCGCTGGATCACATTGACGAGGTGATCAAGACGATTCGTGCCTCAAAAACCCAGGATGAAGCGGAAAAGAATCTGCGCGCTAAGTTTGGACTCAGCGAGATCCAGGCCAAGGCTATTTTGGCAATGCAGCTGCGACGCCTGACTGGACTTGAGCGTGAAGCGGTCGAGAATGAACTTCGCGAACTTCTGAAGCTGATCGCAAGGTTAGAGGCTATCTTGGCCGACGAGCAAGAGATTTTGAATATTATCAAGACTGAGCTTCTAGAGATGAAGGAAAAGTACGGCGACGAGCGGCGTAGTAAAATTATCAACCATGAACTGGGTAAGTTCTCTGATGAGGAGCTAATTCCAGATGAGGAAGCGGTCATTTTGCTAACTGGCGAGAATTACATCAAGCGGACCCTGCTCAGTGACTATCGCAAGCAAAACCGTGGCGGCAAGGGCAAGCGCGGCATGACCACCAAAGAGGAGGACATCATTGACCAGGTGGTGCCAGCAAACACCCATGACTATTTGTTGTTCTTTACGAATCGAGGTCGGATTTTCCGTCTGAAGGCGTATGAAGTGCCAGCTGCCAGTCTCAGTGCCAAAGGTGTAGCGGCGGTGAACCTGCTCCAGCTGCAGCCAGAAGAGAAGATCACCGCTATCATTAAACACGAGAAGAACGCTGGTGACCAGGGCTACCTATTTATGGCAACTAAGCATGGTACGGTGAAGAAGACTCCGCTTGGCGACTATGCCAATATCCGGACGAACGGGCTTATTGCTATTAAGCTAGACGATGGTGATGAGCTGCGCTGGATCAAGAAAACAGATGGCAAAAGTGATGTAATTATTTCAACATCAGCTGGTCAAGCGATTCGTTTCAACGAGCAGGATGCCCGGCCGATGGGTCGAGCGGCTCGTGGCGTACGCGGGGTGCGTCTACGTCCGAACGATTGCGTTGTTGGCATGGATATCGTTACCAGCGATGAGCAGACACTACTGGTCATTAGCGAAAAGGGCTTTGGTAAGCGCACGAAAGTGACTAACTTCCCAAGTCATAAGCGCGGTGGTGTCGGGATAAAGGCGGCAATCGTGACAGCAAAGACTGGCCCAATTATCTCAGTGCAGACAATTGATCCGACGATGAATGAAGCACTGTTAGTATCGCAAAATGGTCAAACAATTCGCCTGGGCTTGAGTGACATCAAGTTGCTCGGTCGAACAACCCAGGGTGTGACGATTATGCGGTTGAGTGATGGCGATGCGGTGTCATCGATTGGCCTAATGGAGAAACGTCCAGAGGAGGAGTAGCCAAGTGCCGATGCAATACCTCCTGATACCGGGCATCGCGTGGTTTGTAGCGCAGTCATCAAAGCATCTGGCCCGGCTGTTTGGCCGTAATCGTCGAGTCACGCAGTCGAACCCTCGTTCGCCGGTATTGTTTTCGGGTGGTATGCCGAGTGCTCACAGTGCAACGGTGGTGTCGCTTGCGCTGACCATCGGCCACTACCAGGGGTGGGGAAGTCCGCTGTTTGGCCTGGCTGCGTGGTTCGCGGCGATCGTGTTGTATGATGCGGTGATGGTGCGATTTTCCTCTGGGCAGCAAGGTGACTTGCTCAATAGAGTGGTGCGAAAAGATTATCCAAAGCTGTCAACGATTAGGGTGGCACATGGTCATACACTGCCAGAAATGCTTGTCGGGGCGGCCGTGGGCACGGTTGTAACCTTTGTTGTAATTTTCGCTACAAGATAATTGCTAATAACCCTTGACCTGACCACTAATATCAGGTAAGATGAATATCAGTCTGGTTGCTGGAGTGCGAGCCAAGCGACAATCACGCTAATTTGTTAGGTGAAGCGAAAGCGGTACACAAACCCGACTATGGTCTTTAACAATTTGATTGTGCAATATCATCGTCAGTTTATATTTTTGTAGAGCCTTAATACTTTGATACAAAGTAGATTTTTAACGGAGAGTTTGATCCTGGCTCAGGATGAATGCTGGCGGCGTGCCTAACACATGCAAGTCGAGCGGCAGCGAGTTCTGCACTGTCAACTTGAAGCCTGGACGCGGGGATTTCCGAAGGAAATCAGCCGTATCATTTCGAAAGGAGTGAGTGTCTAGGGTGATTTCGAATTGATGGTGCAGAATGTCGGCGAGCGGCGAACGGCTGAGTAACGCGTAGGAATTTGCCCCAAAGTGAGGGATAACTGCCCGAAAGGGTAGCTAATACCGCATATGGTCTTCGGATTAAAGGATTTATCCGCTTTGGGAGAAGCCTGCGTTGGATTAGGTAGTTGGTAGGGTAATAGCCTACCAAGCCGACGATCCATAGCTGGTCTGAGAGGATGATCAGCCAGACTGGAACTGAGACACGGTCCAGACTCCTACGGGAGGCAGCAGTGAGGAATCTTCCACAATGGGCGAAAGCCTGATGGAGCAACGCCGCGTGAAGGATGAAGGCCTTCGGGTTGTAAACTTCTTTTATGAGTGAAGAATATGACGGTAACTCATGAATAAGCACCGGCTAACTACGTGCCAGCAGCCGCGGTCATACGTAGGGTGCGAGCATTATCCGGAGTGACTGGGCGTAAAGAGTTGCGTAGGCGGTTTAATAAGTGAATAGTGAAACCTGGTGGCTCAACCATACAGACTATTATTCAAACTGTTAAACTCGAGAATGGTAGAGGTAACTGGAATTTCTTGTGTAGGAGTGAAATCCGTAGATATAAGAAGGAACACCAATGGCGTAGGCAGGTTACTGGGCCATTTCTGACGCTAAGGCACGAAAGCGTGGGGAGCGAACCGGATTAGATACCCGGGTAGTCCACGCCGTAAACGATGGATACTAGCTGTTGGAGGTATCGACCCCTTCAGTAGCGAAGCTAACGCGTTAAGTATCCCGCCTGTGGAGTACGGCCGCAAGGCTAAAACATAAAGGAATTGACGGGGACCCGCACAAGCGGTGGATTATGTTCTT
The window above is part of the Candidatus Saccharibacteria bacterium oral taxon 488 genome. Proteins encoded here:
- the gyrA gene encoding DNA gyrase subunit A — its product is MSDQDKQIQSTSDHESIEATPDMIAEASAGLERRRLEHVMQDNFFRYSMSVIVDRALPDVRDGLKPVHRRILYSMNQNGNRSTAKFVKSARIIGDVMGKYHPHGDSAIYDSMVRLAQDWAMRYTLVQGQGNFGSMDGDPPAAHRYTEARLDKPAEELLTDIEKETVDFKDNFDGSEREPIVLPAKLPNLLLNGQIGIAVGMATSIPTHNLGELVDATVELINNPEATVDDLLKHVKGPDFPTGAIVYGGAPMRQAYATGRGSVMMRAVAEIQETKKGRHQIVVTEIPYGVNKATLIEKIGELHKEKRVQLADLRDESSRGKVRIVIELKKDAYPKKVLNQLYKLTALQTSFNYNMLALVNTMQPRILGLHDILSEFVKHRQSVVRRRTEFELKKAKARAHILEGYKIALDHIDEVIKTIRASKTQDEAEKNLRAKFGLSEIQAKAILAMQLRRLTGLEREAVENELRELLKLIARLEAILADEQEILNIIKTELLEMKEKYGDERRSKIINHELGKFSDEELIPDEEAVILLTGENYIKRTLLSDYRKQNRGGKGKRGMTTKEEDIIDQVVPANTHDYLLFFTNRGRIFRLKAYEVPAASLSAKGVAAVNLLQLQPEEKITAIIKHEKNAGDQGYLFMATKHGTVKKTPLGDYANIRTNGLIAIKLDDGDELRWIKKTDGKSDVIISTSAGQAIRFNEQDARPMGRAARGVRGVRLRPNDCVVGMDIVTSDEQTLLVISEKGFGKRTKVTNFPSHKRGGVGIKAAIVTAKTGPIISVQTIDPTMNEALLVSQNGQTIRLGLSDIKLLGRTTQGVTIMRLSDGDAVSSIGLMEKRPEEE
- a CDS encoding divergent PAP2 family protein, yielding MQYLLIPGIAWFVAQSSKHLARLFGRNRRVTQSNPRSPVLFSGGMPSAHSATVVSLALTIGHYQGWGSPLFGLAAWFAAIVLYDAVMVRFSSGQQGDLLNRVVRKDYPKLSTIRVAHGHTLPEMLVGAAVGTVVTFVVIFATR
- the gyrB gene encoding DNA topoisomerase (ATP-hydrolyzing) subunit B; its protein translation is MAKQTDKQAYDGSQIQVLEGLEPVRKRPGMYIGSTGYDGIHHLIKEIADNSIDEAIAGHATRVEVVLLEDGGVQVTDDGRGIPVDKHPKTGLSTLETVLTVLHAGGKFGGGGYKVSSGLHGVGSSVVNALSTKMIAEVVRDGQLYRVVFATGGIAEPLKKVGKTDRSTGTRIIFYPDPTIFKETVEFDYKWVVSYLRHQAYLTKGVHTSVIDNRTGERQSFYFEGGIQSYVKHLNIGKDILSNDVFYVERQVEDCMVEIAVQYNDTYIETVKPFANNVLTPDGGTHLIGFRSALTRVINDYARKNGLLKEKEDNLTGDDIREGLTAIILVKLPDPQFEGQTKNKLGNPEMRRYVEQVMNEYFSYYLEENPSVAKKIVGKATLAARARKAARAARDNVIRKGALDGMGLPGKLWDCSSKSPSDSEIYIVEGNSAAGSAKEGRDSKTQAILPLRGKVLNTERARLDKMFANKEIVAMIQAFGVGIGDQFDINGLRYHKIIIMTDADVDGSHIATLLLTFLFRYMKEVVEGGYVYLAKPPLYSINRGQKKIYAYDEAEKDKVLADLIADKKNRGTVIDDEQDVTKQAGVTISRFKGLGEMDADQLWETTMNPENRVLIQVSVEDAEEADAIFTRLMGDDVSLRKNFIQSWAKNANLEDLDI